A segment of the Promicromonospora sukumoe genome:
ACGCGCGCCGCAACGGTCGGGCGCATTGCGGCTGTGGGGCTATGGCCTCGCAGTGGGTGGCTGTGAACCAGCGCTACGGCTACCAGCGCGATGGCTCGAGCCGGGTGTGAGTGTCTCGAAGATGGTGGCGGTGCGGGTGTCGATGTTCGTGTCTGGCTCGATGTAGTGCTTCTGGGTGATCTCGCTCGACGTGTGGCCGAGGAGCTGGGCGGCGAGGTCGGCGCCGGCGGCACGGTTTATCGTTGTCGCCACCGTCCGCCGGAAGGAGTGCGGTGTGACCCCGGTGATGCCCGCGGTAGCGAGGACGTCGCGCAGGCGTCGTCGGATGTTGTTCGTCGTCAACGGCGTTCCGTTACGGGTCCGGAAGACCAGGGTGTCGGGTTCGTGGCCGGCGAGATCGACCATGCGGTCCCTGAGGGCGGTGGCGGTGTAGGTCGGGATCGCGATCCGCCGCACCGATGTCCGCGTCTTCGGATGCGGCTGCCGGTAGGTCGGCTTCCCCTTCGGGGACACGATCGTGCCCGAGACCTGCAGGGTGGCGGGGGTGGTGGTCAGGTCGATGTCGCACTTCCGCAGGGCGAGGACTTCGCCGATGCGCAGTGAGGAGCCGAGCATGACCTCGATGATGACCTCCAGCTGCCCGTCCGGCTTTGGCCCGGGCGTCTTGGTGTCTCCGCGGCGCCAGGTGCGGGCCGCGGCCCGGATCGCCTGAATCTCCTCCAGGCTCAACGCCGTGGCCTGAGTGACGGGCCGCTTGAGTCGCTTCGTGCCCGTGACTGGGTTCTTCTCGATCGCCTCGTACCGGTGCGCCATGCCCAACGCCAGGTTCAGGACGACCTTGGCGTGCTTGGCCCGGGAGTAGGACTGGTGCGCCAGGGTGCGCAGGAACCGGTCGACCTTGCTGATCGTGATCTCACGCAGCACGAAGTGCTCGAATGCCGGCAGCACCAGCGTGCGCATGTCGCGCTCGTACAGATCCTTGGTGCCCTGGGCGAGGTCGGGGTCCAGATCGAGGTCCTCGAGCCACACCTGGACCAGCTCGGAGAACGGGCTGTGGGGGTGCAGATCGCTGACACCGGCGACGATCCGGGTGCGGTGGGCGAGCTTGATCTTCAGCTCCTGCTCCGCGGTCTCGGAGCCAGCGCTGGTGGCCTCCACAGGACGCAGGACCCCGTCCGGGTCCCGGAACCTCGCCCGCGCGGTCCACGACCGGGGGCCGTTCTTGGTCGTGTTGATGCTGCCGAACGTTCCGATCGGGATCCGTGACCTAGCCATGGCGAATCACCGGCCCCGCAGACCGGAGGAGGAGAGGCCGCTGGGGCTCGTGCCCGAGTGCTGTGGTGGTGTTCGATGCTCGAAGCCTGTCGAACCCGACAGGACGCGACGGAACCCGAACCAACCTTGGTGCGGGGGAGGGTCCACCTGCGTCGGAGCGCTCAAAGTGGAGAGTAAATGGAGAGTGGTTCAAGTCTCAGAGACCCTTCAGGCCCGGGATTCGTTGGAATCCCGGGCCTGATCTGTCGGGCTGACAGGATTTGAACCTGCGACCCCTTGCCGTGGGCCAAGCTCCACGTGACCTTGCCGCCAGGCACGCGAGGCTGCTGCTCGGCCGCTAGCCTGAACCCGCGAGGCGCCCGCCTCGCGAACCGAGGAACACAGCCCTCCTTGCTGTTCATATCGTGCCCGTTGCTCGCCTCTGGCAGTAACGACTACCGACGGACGAAACCCAACCAGTGCCCAATCTGACCTGGTCAGTGGTGCCAGGCCAGGTCAGCGCTACGAAGCGCAGTCATGGGGCAGAGCTATCCACAGATTTTGACCAGTTCGGGTCAGGAACCTAGCGCGGGTGGCGCCATTCTCGTTGCCGTGGATGCCTGTCTGCCACCGTGACGCCTCGTTGACCTGATCGGTGTGGGGTTCGTCAGACACGGAACTGGCCGCGGACCCCCGCGGAACGGTCTGACGACAGCACCCGCTGTCTTCCTCAGCTCGGTGGAACGTCATTGGACGTTGCCCGGAAGGGGCGTCCGCTGCCCACGCGCACTGCAGCCATGCCTCAGACGTATCGATGGCCGAAACCTCACGGTCACCGCCGAGCGAGGTTCCTTGCAAGGTCTGACGCCGAAGCTGAGGCCGAACTGAGCTCAGGGGCACCGGCCCCAAAATCTGGCCGCCTGTGTCACGGCCGTGTAAAAACTCGTGGCCACTTCCGGCCAGTGGCCTGGACCGGTCGCTGACGCTCTTGCTTCCTGGCCGTGACGCTGACTAGACAGCCTTCATGCAACCGGAAGCACCTGTCGTGCTGCCGGGCGACCGAGAGGCACGGCCAACATGTATCGAAGAGTGATCGCAGGTCTCGTCGGGGCGATCGTAGGTGTCACCACCACGGAGATGGCCGCCGCGTCGAACGACCCGTCCGACACCACGCCGGCAACCCTGGGGAGCGCGGCGACGTCCGTCACCCTGCTCACCGGCGACACCGTACGCGTCACGGCGCTCGACGGCCGCCGGTCCGCGACGATCGAGCCGGCCGAGGGGCGCGAGGCGGTCACCGTCCACCAGCTCGAGATCGACGGCGAACTGCACGTGCTGCCCCAGGACGCGCTCCCGTACGTGGCGGACGACGCGCTCGACCTGGAGCTGTTCAGCATCGACGCGCTGATCGACCAGGGCTACGACGACGCCTCCACGGACACGCTGCCCGTGATCGCCACGTACGGCGAGGGCATGCGGGCGCAGGACGTCGAAGCCTTCGCCGGGGCTGAGCCCGAGAACCTGCTGGAGAGCATCGACGGCCAGGCGCTCGCCGTGGACAAGAGCCGGGCCGGGGGCTTCTGGGCCTCGATCACCTCGGGCGACGTCGGCGCGGCGTCCGCCGGAGGGGCGGCGGACCTGGCCGGCGGCGTCGAGAAGCTGTGGCTCGACGGCAAGGTGGAGGTCGACCTCCACGAGAGCACGGCGCAGATCGGCGCGCCGGCCGCCTGGGAGGCCGGGCTCGACGGCACCGGCGCCACCGTCGCGGTGCTGGACACCGGCATCGACGCGACCCACCCCGACCTCGTGGGGAAGGTCGTCGCGCAGGAGAACTTCACGCCCGAGTCGTCCCCGTACGACGGCCACGGGCACGGTACCCACGTGGCCGCGACCGTCGCCGGCACCGGCGCGGGGTCCGGCGGCCTGCGCGCCGGAGTGGCCCCGGGCGCTGACCTGATCGTCGGCAAGGTGCTGGACGACTCGGGGAGCGGCTCCGAGTCGGAGGTCATCGCCGGCATGCAGTGGGCGGCGGAGTCCGGTGCCGACGTCGTGAACATGAGCCTGGGCGGTGACCCCACCGACGGCACCGACCCGATGAGCCTTGCCGTGGACGAGCTGTCCGCCGCCCACGACACGCTGTTCGTCGTGGCGGCGGGCAACAGCGGCCCGGGGGCGTCGACCGTGGGTTCGCCGGGCGCCGCGACCACCGCGCTGACGGTCGGCGCGGTGGACCGGGACGAGAGCCTCGCCGAGTTCTCCAGCCGCGGCCCCCGCGTGGGGGACCTGGCCGTGAAGCCCGAGATCACGGCGCCCGGCGTCGGCATCGTCGCCGCGCGTTCCGGCGGCACCAGCATGGGCACCCCGGTCGACGCCCTGTACACCGGGGCGAGCGGCACCTCCATGGCCTCGCCGCACGTCGCCGGAGCCGCGGCGATCCTGGCCGCGCAGCACCCCGGCTGGTCGTCGTCGGCGCTGAAGGACGCACTGGTCAGCACCGCTGCCCCCGCCGACCTGGGCGTGTACGAGCAGGGCGGCGGCCGGGTCGACGTCGCCCGGGTCACCACCCAGGAGGTGGTCGCCACCGGCTCGCTGAGCCTGGGGGCCTTCGACGACGGCGACACCGACACCGTCACCCGCGACGTCTCCTGGACGAACTCCGGTGACACGGACGTGGAGCTCGACCTGGAGCTCGCGCTCACGAACGCCCGGGGCGACTCGCCGGGCGACGCCATCACGGTCGACGGTGACACCGTCACGGTCCCCGCGGGAGAGACGGTGACCGCTCCGCTGACCGTGGACGTGGCCGCACTGCCCGTGGGCCAGTTCACCGGGTGGCTCACGGCCAGGGCCGGTGACGTGGTGGCCCGCACCACGGTGGCCGTGACCAAGGACCCGCCGGTGCACACCGTCACCCTCCGCGGCCTCGGCCGGGACGGCAAGGACGCCCAGGCCTCGCCGGTCGCCCTGTTCGGCGCGGACCCGCGCTTCGACGTCGTCACGTTCGACTCCGCGACCGAGACCCGCACGATCGAGCTGGCCGAGGGCACCTACTTCCTGCACGCCGCGATCGACGGCGCCGACGAGCGGGACACCTCCGTCGTCGTCGACCCGGACCTGGAGGTCACGGGCGACATGGAGCTGGTGCTCGACGCCCGCACGGCCAACCACGTCGAGATCGAGACGCCCAAGCCCTCCGTGGCACGCGGCACCCTCGGGTTCACCACCTACCGGCAGCTCGGCTCGCGGTCCTTCACGAACTCGACCATGAAGTTCGACGGCACGTCGGACATCTATGTCACGCCCACCGACCGCGCGGAGGGCGGGGAGTTCGAGTTCACCTCGCGCTGGCAGCTCTCCGCGCC
Coding sequences within it:
- a CDS encoding tyrosine-type recombinase/integrase produces the protein MARSRIPIGTFGSINTTKNGPRSWTARARFRDPDGVLRPVEATSAGSETAEQELKIKLAHRTRIVAGVSDLHPHSPFSELVQVWLEDLDLDPDLAQGTKDLYERDMRTLVLPAFEHFVLREITISKVDRFLRTLAHQSYSRAKHAKVVLNLALGMAHRYEAIEKNPVTGTKRLKRPVTQATALSLEEIQAIRAAARTWRRGDTKTPGPKPDGQLEVIIEVMLGSSLRIGEVLALRKCDIDLTTTPATLQVSGTIVSPKGKPTYRQPHPKTRTSVRRIAIPTYTATALRDRMVDLAGHEPDTLVFRTRNGTPLTTNNIRRRLRDVLATAGITGVTPHSFRRTVATTINRAAGADLAAQLLGHTSSEITQKHYIEPDTNIDTRTATIFETLTPGSSHRAGSRSAGSQPPTARP
- a CDS encoding S8 family peptidase yields the protein MIAGLVGAIVGVTTTEMAAASNDPSDTTPATLGSAATSVTLLTGDTVRVTALDGRRSATIEPAEGREAVTVHQLEIDGELHVLPQDALPYVADDALDLELFSIDALIDQGYDDASTDTLPVIATYGEGMRAQDVEAFAGAEPENLLESIDGQALAVDKSRAGGFWASITSGDVGAASAGGAADLAGGVEKLWLDGKVEVDLHESTAQIGAPAAWEAGLDGTGATVAVLDTGIDATHPDLVGKVVAQENFTPESSPYDGHGHGTHVAATVAGTGAGSGGLRAGVAPGADLIVGKVLDDSGSGSESEVIAGMQWAAESGADVVNMSLGGDPTDGTDPMSLAVDELSAAHDTLFVVAAGNSGPGASTVGSPGAATTALTVGAVDRDESLAEFSSRGPRVGDLAVKPEITAPGVGIVAARSGGTSMGTPVDALYTGASGTSMASPHVAGAAAILAAQHPGWSSSALKDALVSTAAPADLGVYEQGGGRVDVARVTTQEVVATGSLSLGAFDDGDTDTVTRDVSWTNSGDTDVELDLELALTNARGDSPGDAITVDGDTVTVPAGETVTAPLTVDVAALPVGQFTGWLTARAGDVVARTTVAVTKDPPVHTVTLRGLGRDGKDAQASPVALFGADPRFDVVTFDSATETRTIELAEGTYFLHAAIDGADERDTSVVVDPDLEVTGDMELVLDARTANHVEIETPKPSVARGTLGFTTYRQLGSRSFTNSTMKFDGTSDIYVTPTDRAEGGEFEFTSRWQLSAPMLRAEEPGLRGLSLTPRYEQHSPEADVRGFVPVVDVGQGRPEDYAGRRDVRGAIAVAHLEDKGATDDAVAAAVRAGAVLLLIAPPADDLWWVSFTGQGPRMALPTAVLSAQEAQQVADRLERGFPKLRLRLDGDQQVPYRYDVVQVSADRVPERVRHTVSSRNTTTVTANYHSMGGEDWAKEQRFAWRPWQSTTIVERQHELREAQSRTEYVSSGDPDTLWRQHVLHYSSWDSFNPLIGGSVHDTRTYRPGERITYDWFGGVQRPVVGGAQRTGDSLRLDAAEFVQGPGETYQRAAVPEESTSRVLEDGVVIGEGAGLSGTYPATKRSATYRVELSTRRDDPEWTFGTATDSVWTFRSERPRSGATSSLPLMRVDYDVPVGLDNLVSTKGSTHDVRLTVAHPGVQRAPRVTSVEAWASFDDGRTWDKVRVDRHRDGFDAEVRHRGQDGPVSLKVRATDSDGSTVTQSVVRAYGLD